The following proteins are encoded in a genomic region of Danio rerio strain Tuebingen ecotype United States chromosome 16, GRCz12tu, whole genome shotgun sequence:
- the cxcr3.3 gene encoding C-X-C chemokine receptor type 3.3 isoform X1 — translation MAAPSNMEVELHGLFEKNNSFDYDNYENKELDCQSKAVSDALGVFIPLLYSLGILLGLLGHGLVLAVLWHKWLNCSVMDIFIFHLSLIDSLLLLTMPLWAVDAVKGWIMGSGLCKLAGVLFKMNFYCSMLMLAFISVDCYLSIVHGVQKLSRKKPMVVHGCCLIIWLVCLLLSIPEWIFLKSISDSTDQVKDECIYFYPDDSWHRSSRFPHHVIFGVGTLVLLFCCTSIMLKLQRESMCQQKKIGRKTAIIAVLVLVFLICWTPYSIAFIVNTGARPVHIDPLTGESECEWRQWTASKITAIFGLLHCTINPVIYFCFSKEFRRRSQAVIKFNACESNNNDGSLWDSTADNVNTTVQEEQGPLQQVNELKPKVQTQQEDT, via the exons ATGGCAGCACCT TCAAACATGGAGGTAGAGCTTCACGGATTGTTTGAGAAAAACAACTCCTTCGACTATGATAATTATGAGAACAAAGAACTGGACTGCCAGTCAAAAGCAGTCTCTGATGCATTGGGGGTCTTCATTCCCCTGCTTTACTCTTTGGGGATCTTATTGGGGCTGCTGGGACATGGACTGGTTCTGGCAGTATTGTGGCACAAGTGGCTGAATTGCAGTGTGATGGACATCTTCATCTTTCATTTGAGCTTAATTGACAGTCTTCTGCTGCTCACAATGCCTCTCTGGGCCGTGGATGCCGTTAAAGGATGGATCATGGGGTCAGGACTCTGCAAACTGGCTGGAGTTCTGTTTAAG ATGAATTTCTACTGCAGTATGTTGATGTTGGCCTTCATCAGTGTGGACTGCTACCTGTCCATTGTTCATGGAGTTCAGAAGTTATCTCGTAAAAAGCCCATGGTGGTTCATGGATGTTGTCTGATTATCTGGCTCGTCTGCCTGCTCCTTAGCATCCCAGAATGGATCTTTCTGAAATCCATCAGTGACAGCACAGATCAGGTTAAAGATGAATGCATTTACTTTTATCCAGATGATTCCTGGCATCGTTCCTCACGATTTCCGCATCATGTCATTTTTGGTGTGGGAACTCTTGTGCTGCTGTTTTGTTGTACCTCCATCATGCTGAAGCTTCAACGTGAGTCTATGTGCCAGCAGAAGAAAATAGGCAGAAAAACAGCGATCATTGCAGTCCTAGTGCTGGTTTTTCTCATCTGCTGGACACCCTACAGCATTGCCTTCATTGTGAACACCGGTGCTCGTCCAGTGCACATTGATCCTTTAACAGGAGAGAGTGAATGTGAATGGAGGCAGTGGACAGCTAGCAAAATAACAGCCATTTTTGGGCTTCTCCATTGCACTAtcaaccctgttatttacttctgtTTCTCCAAAGAGTTCAGGAGACGCTCACAGGCTGTGATAAAGTTCAATGCTTGTGAATCAAACAATAATGACGGCTCACTTTGGGACTCTACTGCAGACAATGTTAATACTACTGTCCAGGAGGAGCAAGGTCCACTTCAGCAAGTCAATGAACTTAAACCAAAAGTACAAACCCAGCAGGAGGATACATGA
- the cxcr3.3 gene encoding C-X-C chemokine receptor type 3.3 → MEVELHGLFEKNNSFDYDNYENKELDCQSKAVSDALGVFIPLLYSLGILLGLLGHGLVLAVLWHKWLNCSVMDIFIFHLSLIDSLLLLTMPLWAVDAVKGWIMGSGLCKLAGVLFKMNFYCSMLMLAFISVDCYLSIVHGVQKLSRKKPMVVHGCCLIIWLVCLLLSIPEWIFLKSISDSTDQVKDECIYFYPDDSWHRSSRFPHHVIFGVGTLVLLFCCTSIMLKLQRESMCQQKKIGRKTAIIAVLVLVFLICWTPYSIAFIVNTGARPVHIDPLTGESECEWRQWTASKITAIFGLLHCTINPVIYFCFSKEFRRRSQAVIKFNACESNNNDGSLWDSTADNVNTTVQEEQGPLQQVNELKPKVQTQQEDT, encoded by the exons ATGGAGGTAGAGCTTCACGGATTGTTTGAGAAAAACAACTCCTTCGACTATGATAATTATGAGAACAAAGAACTGGACTGCCAGTCAAAAGCAGTCTCTGATGCATTGGGGGTCTTCATTCCCCTGCTTTACTCTTTGGGGATCTTATTGGGGCTGCTGGGACATGGACTGGTTCTGGCAGTATTGTGGCACAAGTGGCTGAATTGCAGTGTGATGGACATCTTCATCTTTCATTTGAGCTTAATTGACAGTCTTCTGCTGCTCACAATGCCTCTCTGGGCCGTGGATGCCGTTAAAGGATGGATCATGGGGTCAGGACTCTGCAAACTGGCTGGAGTTCTGTTTAAG ATGAATTTCTACTGCAGTATGTTGATGTTGGCCTTCATCAGTGTGGACTGCTACCTGTCCATTGTTCATGGAGTTCAGAAGTTATCTCGTAAAAAGCCCATGGTGGTTCATGGATGTTGTCTGATTATCTGGCTCGTCTGCCTGCTCCTTAGCATCCCAGAATGGATCTTTCTGAAATCCATCAGTGACAGCACAGATCAGGTTAAAGATGAATGCATTTACTTTTATCCAGATGATTCCTGGCATCGTTCCTCACGATTTCCGCATCATGTCATTTTTGGTGTGGGAACTCTTGTGCTGCTGTTTTGTTGTACCTCCATCATGCTGAAGCTTCAACGTGAGTCTATGTGCCAGCAGAAGAAAATAGGCAGAAAAACAGCGATCATTGCAGTCCTAGTGCTGGTTTTTCTCATCTGCTGGACACCCTACAGCATTGCCTTCATTGTGAACACCGGTGCTCGTCCAGTGCACATTGATCCTTTAACAGGAGAGAGTGAATGTGAATGGAGGCAGTGGACAGCTAGCAAAATAACAGCCATTTTTGGGCTTCTCCATTGCACTAtcaaccctgttatttacttctgtTTCTCCAAAGAGTTCAGGAGACGCTCACAGGCTGTGATAAAGTTCAATGCTTGTGAATCAAACAATAATGACGGCTCACTTTGGGACTCTACTGCAGACAATGTTAATACTACTGTCCAGGAGGAGCAAGGTCCACTTCAGCAAGTCAATGAACTTAAACCAAAAGTACAAACCCAGCAGGAGGATACATGA